The Cydia pomonella isolate Wapato2018A chromosome 20, ilCydPomo1, whole genome shotgun sequence genome contains a region encoding:
- the LOC133528945 gene encoding RRP12-like protein: MGKFRSKLKGKTKGKRWNKGHSSDSNPKTQKYREMAKSRFFQENLGNTGLTQQAVLKHDAMITYGHSKGKQKSEAEAELSIAKEFESMSVKSGEDDSESQFTGSMKSGTFKTFQTFATDWSQCSNVSFSKLLNKFDSNNSIHKEMLAVLAAVTEVIKEQGGEETTTEYFAALMETLKVAEDDNLVATLSLLSMGIKSVPQAVLRKQFSDSATTFTGILEKHAQSENGTLLRSAIGCLLVLLRAQEYALWSDFSTMRVFDNVLAFVLHSKPKVRKAAQHAVTAILRGSCFMIPTDDDQTKVPKVHPAANRVAEFCQSQIQAEALLSGHRTVLHTLTMLRDVLPVFSKEYIKSVCESILSLMTHNNVYIKTCCLHTLHALFAAPPASSNAPASLAAQLTRALMAARPPANDTGQVLAWAAVMQQGYGCLAALDLNMCIPNLPAFVTICVTELWQSDVPEINAASTNALKAILQDCVKPAVESELFLKYKPHVENIFKMIGTGLDNPFNQAIKHVIMTIAVCFEIGNDKVVYILGPLLKKLNERRESHNFHNEREVEHATGCAVKSLGPEFVLTHIPLRNGPENINLDRSWLLPVLKEKITHSNLKFFATDILEMATFCRKRARECVQEKNIALSHTFDLLCNQFWSLLPSFCNSPKDVKDCFKVMARVLGNVLKDNPEFRLPVMQGLRKLIVNADDDDRAELGRFAKNYLPILLNIYMSPAKGSMAEGQRLAALETIQVYLTISDQSLREELFKNALQQLDTSTDNHFQRESILDIIRLLVLYQNNDQIALLFDKWVYPLCETVLENPKKHKKAKKQKTEAMEEDTEEKPTLKYKEKVKLVEMEHKKAYRILEEIFKSENESCKEFLRSNSKKIRKLLMNSLSKVADSSKAARLRCIEHLINSSPGLTAESKLLKSAIAESVICTRDINSKCRQCAFNLINCIGDVLKTQEGGMRSFLDLILSGLTAPLPRIVSATLRALASALFHLSEDMSLEMVQELLETAAAQIMSGNREVAAAALSFLKVYTKVLPTDVLAGSLPLIIKTLSSMPEDCKRHSRLEIGYFLTRMIRKYGADTVEKLIPREDEVMFRRLRNLRKLDNRKKRAKDSQRDQAESEDDLDEIRGTSKTLEDILKDSDSEMELMEEDERPKTKTKAKGKKSQAWIQDDPENIVDLADVSASRKITATDPSQKKKQIEVKQKKKDGGFKMAPDGRLIITDDAFDGDDDDEPARPSGEVDSDTDDTDDEEKDTKSKLLKPGTKRKFDDILSIKSGRSNRSKASTVAVGSKYKAGGKGIHRPLDSAASVASGAGTEYRSKKAKGDVKKKGKHDPYAYIPLSRKNLNKRTKAITSKQFKGIVKAKNRGVKAKPKGKKK, from the exons GCTGCTAAACAAGTTTGACTCAAACAATTCCATCCACAAGGAAATGTTGGCCGTATTGGCAGCAGTTACTGAAGTGATCAAAGAACAAGGTGGTGAAGAAACTACTACTGAATACTTTGCTGCTTTG ATGGAAACCCTGAAAGTAGCTGAAGATGATAACCTCGTGGCCACCCTATCCCTTCTTTCCATGGGCATAAAGTCTGTCCCACAAGCTGTACTCCGGAAACAGTTCTCCGACTCCGCCACCACATTTACGGGGATCTTGGAGAAGCATGCTCAGTCGGAAAATGGGACACTGTTACGGAGTGCTATCGGGTGCCTGTTGGTGCTGCTCAGGGCTCAGGAATATGCGTTGTGGAGTGATTTTTCTACGATGAGGGTTTTTGATAATGTGCTGGCGTTTGTACTGCATTCTAAGCCTAAG GTACGAAAAGCAGCGCAGCACGCAGTGACAGCTATTCTACGCGGGAGCTGTTTCATGATTCCCACTGATGACGACCAGACAAAG GTCCCCAAAGTGCATCCAGCTGCCAACCGCGTAGCGGAGTTCTGTCAGTCCCAGATCCAGGCTGAAGCTCTATTGTCCGGACACAGGACTGTGCTTCACACACTCACTATGCTAAGGGATGTATTACCTGTCTTCAGCAAGGAGTATATTAAG TCCGTCTGCGAATCAATCCTATCGCTAATGACTCACAATAACGTGTACATCAAGACATGCTGTCTCCACACGCTGCACGCCTTATTCGCGGCCCCGCCCGCCTCCTCTAACGCGCCTGCAAGTCTCGCGGCACAACTTACCAG AGCTCTGATGGCGGCCCGGCCTCCAGCGAACGACACGGGACAAGTCCTGGCCTGGGCGGCGGTCATGCAGCAAGGATACGGATGTTTGGCTGC TTTGGACCTGAACATGTGTATACCTAATCTGCCTGCGTTCGTGACTATTTGCGTGACAGAATTGTGGCAGTCAGATGTGCCAGAAATCAATGCTGCCTCTACCAATGCGCTCAAG GCGATACTTCAAGACTGCGTAAAGCCGGCAGTAGAATCCGAGCTATTCCTCAAATACAAGCCTCACGTGGAAAATATCTTCAAAATGATTGGCACTGGCCTGGACAATCCCTTTAACCAAGCTATTAAGCACGTTATCATGACTATTGCTGTTTGTTTCGAG aTCGGAAACGACAAAGTAGTCTACATCCTCGGTCCCCTCCTCAAAAAACTAAACGAACGTCGGGAAAGCCACAACTTCCACAACGAACGAGAAGTTGAGCATGCCACCGGCTGCGCGGTCAAATCCCTCGGCCCAGAATTCGTACTCACACACATACCTTTACGAAACGGACCAGAAAATATAAACTTAGACAGAAGCTGGTTACTACCAgtattgaaagaaaaaataacacACTCAAACCTAAAATTCTTCGCTACAGACATTCTAGAAATGGCCACATTCTGCAGAAAGCGGGCAAGAGAATGCGTTCAAGAGAAAAACATCGCCCTTTCACATACTTTCGATTTACTTTGCAATCAATTTTGGTCCTTATTGCCTAGTTTCTGTAACAGTCCTAAGGACGTTAAAGATTGCTTTAAGGTCATGGCTAGGGTTTTAGGTAATGTTTTGAAGGATAACCCTGAATTCAGGTTGCCTGTGATGCAAGGTTTGAGGAAGTTGATTGTGAATGCGGATGATGATGATAGGGCGGAATTGGGGAGGTTTGCTAAGAATTATTTGCCGATATTGTTGAATATTTATATGTCGCCTGCGAAGGGCAGTATGGCGGAGGGACAGAGGTTGGCAGCTTTGGAGACGATACAG GTATACCTTACAATAAGTGACCAATCGCTCCGAGAAGAACTCTTCAAAAACGCCCTCCAACAGCTAGATACTTCCACAGACAACCACTTCCAACGAGAATCCATACTCGATATCATCCGCCTCCTCGTCCTATACCAGAACAACGACCAAATCGCACTCCTATTCGACAAATGGGTATACCCATTATGCGAAACCGTATTAgaaaaccctaaaaaacataagAAAGCTAAAAAACAAAAGACAGAAGCCATGGAGGAAGATACAGAAGAGAAACCGACTTTGAAATATAAAGAGAAGGTTAAGTTAGTGGAGATGGAGCATAAGAAGGCGTATAGGATTTTGGAGGAGATATTTAAGAGTGAGAATGAGAGTTGTAAGGAGTTTTTGAGGAGTAATAGTAAGAAGATTAGGAAGCTGTTGATGAATTCGTTGAGTAAAGTGGCGGATAGCAGCAAGGCTGCTAGATtaag ATGCATAGAGCACCTAATCAACTCATCACCAGGCCTAACCGCAGAAAGCAAGCTACTAAAGAGCGCCATAGCTGAATCTGTGATTTGCACGAGAGATATCAACTCGAAATGTCGACAGTGTGCATTCAACCTTATCAATTGTATTGGAGACGTACTCAAAACTCAAGAAGGAG GAATGCGAAGCTTCCTAGACCTAATTCTCTCTGGTCTGACGGCGCCTCTACCCCGCATCGTCAGCGCCACCCTTAGAGCCCTAGCATCAGCCCTGTTCCATCTCTCAGAGGACATGTCTTTGGAAATGGTTCAAGAGTTACTGGAGACGGCGGCAGCACAAATCATGTCAGGGAATCGGGAGGTCGCCGCTGCCGCCTTGAGTTTCTTGAAG GTATACACCAAAGTCCTGCCAACAGACGTCCTCGCAGGTTCCCTCCCCCTCATCATTAAAACCCTGTCTTCCATGCCCGAAGACTGTAAGCGGCATTCCCGTCTAGAAATAGGATACTTCTTGACCAGGATGATCAGGAAATATGGGGCCGATACAGTGGAGAAGCTGATTCCGCGGGAGGATGAGGTCATGTTCAGGCGGCTGAGGAATTTGAGGAAGCTGGATAATAGGAAGAAGAGGGCTAAGGATAGTCAGAG GGATCAAGCCGAGTCCGAAGACGATCTCGACGAAATCCGCGGCACATCCAAGACCCTCGAAGACATCCTCAAGGACTCGGACTCTGAAATGGAGCTTATGGAAGAGGATGAGAGGCCTAAAACCAAGACTAAGGCCAAGGGCAAAAAGAGCCAGGCCTGGATACAGGACGATCCGGAGAATATTGTGGACTTGGCTGATGTTTCGGCGTCTAGGAAGATAACAG CAACGGACCCATCTCAAAAGAAGAAGCAGATAGAAGTGAAACAGAAGAAGAAAGATGGCGGATTCAAGATGGCGCCTGACGGACGACTTATCATCACCGACGACGCTTTTGACggcgatgatgatgatgaaccgGCTAGACCTAGCGGTGAAGTGGACAGTGACACTGACGATACTG ACGATGAAGAAAAGGACACAAAATCAAAGCTGCTCAAGCCAGGCACGAAGCGAAAGTTCGACGACATATTGAGCATTAAGAGTGGAAGGTCGAACAGGAGCAAGGCTTCCACCGTTGCCGTTGGTTCCAAGTATAAAGCTGGAGGCAAGGGCATTCATAG ACCACTAGACTCAGCAGCATCAGTGGCGTCCGGTGCGGGCACAGAATACAGATCTAAGAAGGCCAAGGGAGACGTCAAGAAGAAAGGAAAGCACGACCCGTACGCGTACATACCGCTGTCCAGGAAGAATCTGAACAAGAG AACAAAAGCCATCACATCGAAGCAGTTCAAAGGCATAGTTAAAGCGAAGAATAGAGGGGTTAAAGCGAAGCCTAAAGGAAAGAAGAAGTGA